In Populus alba chromosome 1, ASM523922v2, whole genome shotgun sequence, a single window of DNA contains:
- the LOC118057972 gene encoding pentatricopeptide repeat-containing protein At5g46460, mitochondrial has protein sequence MAHVTRYTRTITLSHTASLANHLKNQRLDQARLIFDKIPSPGLHLYTKMIAGYTRNDRLCDALKLFDRMSVRDVVSWNSMIKGCLDCGNLGMATRLFDEMPEKNVISWTTMVHGYLKFGRVELAQRLFLDMQVKDVAAWNAMVHGYFENGRVEEGVRLFEEMPVRDVISWTSMIGGLDLNGKSEEALFVFKKMLRSGVEPTWSTFACVLSACAHSAEFNLGVQVHGHVVKLGCFFHEFISVSLITFYANCMKIEHAHKIFNETLIKNVVKWTALLTGYVWNNKHRDALRVFGDMTKMGVLPNQSTFSITLNACCGLEALDKGKEIHTMAIKLGLETDVFVGNSLVVMYTECGNVNSAVAVFRNINEKDIVSWNSIIVGSAQHGFGLWALIFFNQMIRRGVDPDEITFTGLLSACSRSGMLLKGRCFFEYISRYKSNVLRVQHYACMVDILGRCGKLDEAEDLVRYMPVKANSMIWLALLSACRVHSNLEVAERAAKHILDLEPNCSSAYVLLSNIYASAGKWADVSRMRVKMKQGGLVKQPGSSWVVLRGKKHEFLSADRSHPLSERIYEKLDWLGKKLKEFGHVPDKKFALHDVEDEQKEEMLSFHSERLAIAFGLVSTVEGSTITVMKNLRVCGDCHSVIKLISKIVGRKIVVRDSGRFHHFKNGICSCSDYW, from the coding sequence ATGGCTCATGTTACGCGTTACACTAGAACAATCACTCTCTCTCACACTGCCTCGCTCGCTAATCACCTTAAGAACCAGAGACTGGACCAAGCTCGCCTCATTTTTGATAAAATCCCATCTCCAGGTCTTCATCTGTACACCAAGATGATTGCTGGGTATACGAGAAATGACAGGCTATGTGATGCTTTGAAACTGTTTGATAGGATGTCTGTTAGAGATGTGGTTTCTTGGAATTCGATGATAAAAGGGTGTTTAGATTGTGGGAATTTAGGTATGGCTACAAGGTTATTTGATGAAATGCCTGAGAAGAATGTTATCTCTTGGACGACGATGGTACATGGCTACTTGAAGTTTGGGAGAGTCGAGCTTGCCCAGAGGTTGTTTCTGGATATGCAAGTGAAGGATGTTGCGGCGTGGAATGCTATGGTTCATGGGTATTTTGAGAATGGGAGAGTTGAAGAGGGTGTCAGGTTGTTTGAAGAAATGCCTGTTAGAGATGTCATTTCATGGACTTCGATGATTGGAGGGCTTGACCTAAATGGGAAGAGTGAAGaagccttgtttgtttttaagaagATGTTGCGTTCTGGTGTTGAGCCAACTTGGAGCACGTTTGCTTGTGTTTTGTCAGCTTGTGCCCATTCAGCGGAGTTTAATTTGGGTGTTCAAGTTCATGGTCATGTTGTTAAGTTAGgatgtttttttcatgagtttatATCAGTATCACTTATAACGTTTTATGCAAATTGCATGAAAATAGAGCATGCTCACAAGATTTTTAATGAGACACTGATTAAAAATGTTGTAAAATGGACGGCGCTTTTGACGGGATATGTATGGAATAATAAGCATCGGGATGCATTGAGGGTTTTTGGTGACATGACTAAGATGGGTGTTCTTCCAAATCAATCTACTTTCTCTATTACTTTGAATGCATGTTGTGGATTAGAGGCTCTTGATAAGGGTAAAGAGATCCACACTATGGCTATTAAACTAGGGTTGGAAACTGATGTCTTCGTTGGTAATTCTCTTGTAGTCATGTACACAGAGTGTGGAAATGTAAATTCTGCTGTTGCTGTCTTTAGGAACATTAATGAGAAGGATATTGTCTCGTGGAACTCAATTATTGTTGGAAGCGCACAACATGGTTTTGGCCTGTGGGCGTTGATTTTCTTTAACCAAATGATACGTAGAGGGGTAGATCCAGATGAGATCACATTCACTGGTTTGCTTTCTGCTTGTAGCCGTTCTGGGATGTTACTGAAGGGGAGGTGCTTTTTTGAGTATATCAGTCGATATAAATCCAATGTATTGAGGGTCCAGCACTATGCTTGTATGGTGGACATCTTGGGAAGATGTGGGAAGTTGGATGAAGCAGAGGACTTAGTTAGATATATGCCTGTGAAAGCGAATTCAATGATATGGCTTGCTTTGCTAAGTGCTTGTAGGGTGCATTCTAATTTGGAGGTTGCTGAAAGAGCTGCAAAACACATTCTTGATCTAGAGCCAAATTGTAGTTCTGCCTATGTCTTGTTGTCTAATATATATGCATCTGCTGGTAAATGGGCTGATGTCTCTAGAATGAGAGTGAAGATGAAACAGGGAGGACTTGTGAAACAACCAGGATCCAGTTGGGTAGTTTTGAGGGGAAAGAAACATGAGTTTCTTTCTGCAGACAGATCCCATCCTCTAAGTGAGAGAATATATGAAAAGCTGGACTGGTTGGGAAAAAAGTTGAAGGAATTTGGTCATGTTCCTGATAAAAAATTTGCTCTACATGATGTCGAGGATGAGCAGAAGGAAGAGATGTTGTCTTTTCACAGTGAGAGGCTTGCCATTGCGTTTGGGCTAGTTAGCACCGTGGAGGGTAGCACAATAACAGTCATGAAGAATCTTCGTGTATGTGGGGATTGTCACTCTGTTATTAAGCTTATTTCAAAGATTGTAGGACGCAAGATTGTTGTTAGAGATTCTGGCCGCTTTCACCACTTCAAGAATGGCATTTGTTCTTGCAGTGATTATTGGTAG